One genomic region from Candidatus Hydrogenedentota bacterium encodes:
- the vorB gene encoding 3-methyl-2-oxobutanoate dehydrogenase subunit VorB: MEKRTGKPRLVRGNVALAEGAVQAGCRCYFGYPITPQNEIPEYLSKRLPEAGGTFLQAESELASINMVLGAAAAGVRVMTSSSSPGISLMQEGLSFLAGSRLPAVVVNVQRSGPGLGGIKVSQGDYFQATRGGGHGDYRTIVLAPFRVQEMFDHAVLAFELADKYRNPVLILADAVIGQMKENAVLGLDAPVNTVEKPWALTGAAGRPPQNIRSMYLEGDIQETLNEILREKYERIRTEEQRFDGRWTEDADCAVVAFGTAARLSLSAVRLARESGVRAGLFRPVTLFPFPVDGLRALSERVKRLLVVELNLGQMIEDVRAAVGPEVEVRFLGRPGGGLPHPRDIAAKIMEW; this comes from the coding sequence ATGGAAAAACGAACCGGAAAACCGCGTCTAGTCCGGGGGAACGTCGCCCTTGCGGAGGGCGCCGTGCAGGCGGGGTGCCGCTGCTATTTCGGCTACCCCATCACGCCCCAAAACGAAATCCCGGAGTATCTGTCCAAGCGGCTGCCCGAGGCGGGCGGCACCTTTCTCCAGGCGGAAAGCGAACTCGCCAGCATCAACATGGTGCTGGGGGCCGCGGCGGCGGGTGTCCGCGTGATGACCAGCTCCTCAAGCCCCGGCATCTCGCTGATGCAGGAGGGCCTCTCGTTTCTGGCGGGAAGCCGGCTTCCCGCCGTGGTCGTGAACGTGCAGCGGAGCGGGCCCGGTCTGGGGGGGATCAAGGTCTCGCAGGGCGACTACTTTCAGGCAACCCGGGGCGGCGGCCACGGCGACTACCGCACCATCGTGCTGGCGCCGTTCAGGGTGCAGGAGATGTTCGATCACGCCGTGCTGGCGTTTGAGCTGGCGGACAAATATCGGAACCCGGTGCTCATTCTTGCCGACGCCGTCATCGGCCAAATGAAGGAAAACGCCGTTCTTGGGCTTGACGCGCCGGTCAACACGGTGGAGAAGCCCTGGGCGCTGACCGGGGCGGCGGGCCGTCCGCCGCAAAACATCCGCAGCATGTATCTCGAGGGGGACATCCAGGAGACGCTCAACGAGATATTGCGGGAGAAATACGAGCGGATACGGACGGAGGAGCAGCGTTTTGACGGGCGGTGGACGGAGGATGCGGACTGCGCCGTTGTCGCCTTTGGGACGGCGGCCCGGCTGTCGCTGTCGGCGGTGCGGCTGGCGCGGGAGTCGGGCGTGCGCGCCGGACTGTTCCGGCCTGTGACACTTTTCCCGTTTCCCGTGGACGGGCTGCGGGCATTGTCCGAACGGGTAAAACGCCTGCTGGTGGTCGAGTTGAATTTGGGACAAATGATTGAGGATGTCCGCGCCGCGGTGGGACCGGAGGTCGAAGTCCGGTTTCTGGGCCGTCCCGGCGGCGGCCTGCCCCATCCGCGGGACATCGCCGCAAAAATCATGGAGTGGTGA
- a CDS encoding 2-oxoacid:acceptor oxidoreductase family protein: MLFQVIMAGFGGQGIMYIGDLFAQACLDEGRHAAFMPSYGAAVRGGTANCVVTLSDTEIGSPLMDCPDAAIVMNTPSFLQFRSSVKKGGIIIANASMIDRELPGGGGDARVVWVPATEISREVTGDAKSANMAALGAFLGAEPVVGAASIEALVTGGGGNRDAAVKNLAVFRAGLAQAFV; the protein is encoded by the coding sequence ATGCTGTTTCAGGTGATTATGGCGGGTTTTGGCGGGCAGGGGATCATGTATATCGGGGACCTCTTCGCGCAGGCGTGCCTTGACGAGGGGCGTCATGCGGCGTTCATGCCCTCATACGGCGCGGCTGTGCGCGGCGGCACCGCAAACTGCGTGGTCACCCTGTCCGACACGGAAATCGGCTCACCCCTCATGGACTGTCCGGATGCGGCCATCGTGATGAACACCCCGTCTTTTCTGCAGTTCCGGTCCTCGGTTAAAAAGGGCGGGATAATCATTGCAAACGCCAGCATGATAGACCGTGAATTGCCCGGGGGCGGCGGTGACGCCCGTGTGGTGTGGGTTCCGGCCACGGAAATCTCCAGAGAGGTCACGGGCGACGCAAAGTCGGCCAACATGGCCGCGCTGGGCGCCTTCCTCGGCGCGGAGCCGGTGGTGGGCGCCGCCTCCATTGAGGCGCTTGTCACCGGCGGGGGCGGCAACAGGGACGCGGCCGTGAAAAACCTCGCCGTGTTCCGCGCCGGACTGGCTCAGGCGTTTGTCTGA
- a CDS encoding DUF3488 domain-containing protein, whose translation MRDRLSLLVRLSSYAVILFGYLSLASVRGYGVVMLAPPLLFFLLAPVGERLEAHHAWYRNLKLAACITYGCFIPLSVIQLGLMNAVIALVIFIQGYLLAGPKSEKIYFQLYLMSFFLLLAAVVQSPEPAIALVLAGYIVSVIWAFTSLRIHADRAGAGRFKAMLVVVRDGKKDLRAGNVFDAGLFFALLLLSVSAVALTVVLFMAIPRVEAGLLGRTDPGRAVTGLSESVLLTGGMSIYEDPTAVMHVEFPEEPGGMFTPASGLYWRTTTLSRFSGSEWTRRGLEDHLQPQMAPLFGRATPRNLQSAGREEERTRIPGARLVRQNVFMDDVSTGALPCLDLVQRVTVGTEAERMTVQWDSGLDFTVQLNARNRRTVAYTALSEVFRPTVEDLRAASMDYSGIPPRDYSLLTYHELLPSTLGRVEQVVAGAETAYDKIQALNDWLSGPDFAYTLDLPPLPQTNAIDYFINAARRGHCELFASALALMARSQGIPTRVVSGYRGGDWSASSRSYTVRASMAHLWVEACFPGIGWVRFDPSPASDMTMTGLNRLRMAWSRQLLQSKMFWYQSVMGFEGGWRLDRLFAWRRSNTHAAGSGPGIGVPEPLMNTGGGFSFGAGFWIAMVLSGLVVLYGAWRLAEAFRRRPAKLTPDQARAVRLYREFVRRMERTGFSCAGKTAEEIAAAAAGMPGFPQETVAGVVNAYHDARFGGRPLPPPLAARLRNAMRTLGRRTAQ comes from the coding sequence ATGCGTGACAGGCTCTCCCTTCTGGTCCGGCTGTCCTCCTACGCCGTAATTCTCTTCGGATACCTTTCCCTGGCCTCCGTGAGGGGCTATGGTGTGGTGATGCTGGCGCCGCCCCTCCTCTTTTTCCTGCTGGCGCCGGTTGGCGAGCGTCTTGAAGCGCACCATGCATGGTACCGGAACCTCAAACTGGCCGCCTGCATCACTTATGGATGCTTCATTCCCCTGTCTGTCATCCAACTGGGCCTGATGAACGCGGTCATCGCGCTGGTAATTTTCATCCAGGGATACCTGCTTGCGGGCCCCAAGAGCGAGAAAATCTATTTTCAGCTTTATTTGATGTCCTTTTTCCTGCTGCTCGCCGCAGTGGTCCAGTCCCCCGAACCCGCCATAGCCCTTGTGCTGGCGGGATATATCGTGAGCGTCATTTGGGCCTTCACGTCGCTGCGCATCCATGCAGACCGCGCCGGAGCGGGCCGGTTCAAGGCCATGCTGGTGGTTGTCCGGGACGGCAAAAAAGACCTGCGCGCGGGTAACGTGTTTGACGCGGGGCTCTTTTTCGCCCTGCTCCTCCTTTCCGTGTCCGCAGTGGCCCTGACAGTGGTGCTGTTCATGGCCATACCGCGCGTCGAGGCGGGCCTGCTGGGGCGCACTGATCCGGGAAGGGCCGTGACCGGTCTCTCGGAGTCGGTCCTGCTGACGGGCGGCATGAGCATCTACGAGGACCCCACGGCGGTGATGCATGTGGAGTTTCCGGAGGAACCCGGGGGGATGTTCACCCCAGCAAGCGGACTCTACTGGCGCACCACCACCCTGTCCCGCTTCAGCGGGTCGGAGTGGACGCGGCGGGGGCTGGAAGACCACCTTCAGCCGCAGATGGCGCCCCTTTTCGGGCGCGCCACACCGCGCAACCTCCAGTCCGCCGGGAGGGAGGAGGAGCGCACGCGCATCCCGGGCGCCCGTCTCGTCCGGCAGAATGTTTTCATGGATGACGTGTCCACGGGCGCCCTTCCGTGCCTGGACCTTGTGCAGCGGGTAACGGTGGGAACCGAGGCGGAGCGCATGACCGTCCAGTGGGACTCGGGACTGGATTTCACCGTGCAGTTGAACGCGCGCAACCGCCGGACCGTGGCCTATACGGCGCTGTCCGAGGTGTTTCGGCCCACGGTGGAAGACCTGCGCGCCGCGTCCATGGACTATTCCGGCATCCCCCCGAGGGACTACAGCCTGCTGACCTACCATGAACTGCTTCCGTCCACACTCGGGCGGGTGGAACAGGTCGTGGCCGGCGCGGAGACGGCCTACGACAAGATTCAGGCATTGAACGACTGGCTTAGCGGGCCGGATTTTGCCTACACGCTGGACCTGCCCCCCCTCCCCCAGACAAACGCCATAGACTATTTCATCAACGCGGCCCGGCGGGGACATTGCGAGCTTTTTGCCAGCGCCCTGGCGCTCATGGCCCGCAGCCAGGGCATCCCCACGCGGGTGGTGAGCGGATACCGGGGAGGCGACTGGAGCGCGTCGAGCCGGTCCTACACCGTGCGCGCCAGCATGGCGCACCTCTGGGTGGAGGCCTGTTTTCCTGGCATTGGCTGGGTCCGCTTTGACCCGTCCCCCGCCTCGGACATGACCATGACGGGACTCAACCGCCTGCGCATGGCCTGGTCACGGCAGTTGCTCCAGAGCAAAATGTTCTGGTACCAGAGTGTCATGGGGTTTGAGGGGGGCTGGCGGCTGGACCGGCTGTTTGCCTGGCGCCGTTCCAATACCCACGCGGCTGGCTCCGGACCGGGCATCGGTGTGCCTGAGCCGCTGATGAACACCGGCGGCGGGTTTTCATTTGGCGCCGGTTTTTGGATTGCCATGGTGCTTTCAGGCCTGGTGGTGCTGTATGGGGCATGGCGGCTGGCGGAGGCGTTTCGGCGCCGGCCCGCAAAACTTACCCCGGACCAGGCCCGCGCCGTGCGGCTTTATAGGGAGTTTGTCCGGCGCATGGAGCGGACAGGCTTTTCCTGCGCCGGCAAGACCGCCGAAGAGATTGCGGCCGCCGCCGCCGGGATGCCCGGTTTCCCGCAGGAGACTGTGGCGGGGGTGGTGAACGCATACCATGACGCGCGGTTTGGCGGTCGTCCCCTGCCCCCTCCCCTTGCCGCGCGTCTGCGGAATGCCATGAGAACTCTGGGACGCCGCACCGCCCAATAA
- a CDS encoding DUF58 domain-containing protein — translation MAEAFGDRRRSRPKRSGGVMAIILLLLLFSAWNTGENLLYIVLGGVASLLFLSAVLAGFNLRGLSLHREAPHAVFRGDPLLSRITLKNHKRWLPSISVRVGEEPRPAETLAYALKIAPGKSVLLDMEHVFERRGVYTLPACLLASSFPFGFHERRRVYRDAQEVLVYPRVSAVRIAALEQLPGGRMMPRHRTGDGDEYVSLREYLPGDDLRLIAWRISARIGVWMVRELGFGNVRSVIIFLDTVRDTGMNFEERFEDAVELAASLGVTLLSRQYSVGLHAGAVTVPLGRGSAQERKMLDLLARVEPEDRDGAAALIEQEARKLKSEPVRLVCISADPEKWGQESGPADIPVLDPGGLVHA, via the coding sequence ATGGCGGAAGCGTTTGGCGATAGGCGCCGCAGCCGGCCGAAACGTTCCGGCGGGGTGATGGCAATCATCCTGCTCCTGCTCCTGTTTTCCGCATGGAACACGGGGGAGAACCTGCTGTACATCGTCCTGGGCGGCGTGGCGAGCCTGCTGTTTCTTTCCGCAGTCTTGGCGGGTTTCAATTTGCGGGGCCTTTCCTTGCACCGCGAGGCGCCCCATGCGGTATTCCGGGGCGACCCGCTTCTTTCAAGGATAACCCTGAAAAACCACAAGCGCTGGCTGCCCTCCATATCAGTCCGTGTCGGGGAGGAGCCCCGCCCGGCTGAAACGCTGGCCTACGCCCTTAAAATAGCGCCGGGAAAATCCGTGCTGCTGGACATGGAGCATGTCTTTGAGCGGCGGGGCGTCTACACGCTTCCCGCCTGTCTGCTGGCCTCGTCCTTCCCCTTCGGCTTTCACGAGCGCCGAAGGGTCTACAGGGACGCCCAGGAGGTGCTGGTATACCCCCGCGTGAGCGCGGTGCGCATCGCGGCGCTGGAGCAGCTCCCCGGCGGGCGCATGATGCCCCGCCACCGCACGGGCGACGGCGACGAATATGTATCCCTGCGGGAGTATCTTCCCGGGGACGACCTCCGGCTCATCGCGTGGCGCATCAGCGCGCGCATCGGGGTGTGGATGGTGCGGGAACTGGGCTTTGGCAATGTGCGCTCGGTGATCATATTCCTGGACACGGTGCGCGACACGGGGATGAATTTTGAGGAGCGTTTCGAGGACGCGGTTGAACTGGCCGCCTCCCTCGGGGTGACGCTCCTGAGCCGGCAATATTCCGTGGGGCTTCACGCCGGGGCTGTCACAGTGCCTCTGGGCAGGGGCAGCGCGCAGGAGCGCAAAATGCTGGACCTGCTGGCGCGGGTGGAACCGGAAGACCGGGACGGGGCCGCCGCCCTCATCGAGCAGGAGGCCCGCAAGCTGAAATCCGAACCGGTCCGGCTGGTGTGCATTTCCGCCGACCCGGAGAAATGGGGGCAGGAAAGCGGTCCTGCGGATATCCCCGTGCTGGACCCGGGGGGGCTGGTCCATGCGTGA
- a CDS encoding MoxR family ATPase translates to MDKTHLDMIQQLIGNVEKVVFGKHDVVELCVVGLLAQGHLLIEDVPGIGKTTLAQSLAKSIDCSFTRIQFTSDMLPSDILGVSMLNPKTNDFEFRRGPVFANVVLADEINRTPPKTQSALLEAMSEYTVSMDGVSHPLPRPFMVIATQNPIEHEGTYVLPESQLDRFLLRVEVGYPPEADEFRIMRRHDPMQAISELGHAVTAAELLELQRLVGTVRVDPSVENYILQIVRATRTHEQVRLGASPRGSQGLFEASQARALAQGRDYVTPGDVKALAVSVLGHRLLVRSRGADLAASARERERIVMEIVQSVKVPV, encoded by the coding sequence ATGGACAAGACCCACCTGGACATGATACAGCAACTCATCGGCAACGTGGAAAAGGTCGTGTTTGGCAAGCATGATGTGGTGGAACTCTGCGTGGTCGGCCTGCTGGCCCAGGGGCATCTGCTGATCGAGGACGTGCCGGGTATCGGCAAGACCACTCTGGCCCAAAGCCTCGCGAAATCCATAGACTGCTCCTTCACCCGCATCCAGTTCACCAGCGACATGCTGCCCTCGGACATCCTCGGTGTGTCCATGCTCAACCCAAAAACGAATGATTTTGAGTTCCGCAGGGGGCCCGTGTTCGCCAATGTGGTGCTTGCGGACGAAATAAACCGGACCCCCCCGAAAACCCAGAGCGCGCTGCTGGAGGCCATGAGCGAGTACACTGTCTCGATGGACGGGGTGTCCCACCCCCTGCCAAGGCCCTTCATGGTCATCGCCACCCAGAACCCCATCGAGCACGAGGGCACCTATGTGCTGCCCGAATCGCAACTGGACCGGTTTCTGCTCCGGGTTGAGGTGGGGTATCCGCCGGAGGCCGACGAGTTTCGCATCATGCGCCGCCACGACCCCATGCAGGCGATATCGGAACTGGGGCACGCCGTGACCGCCGCCGAACTGCTGGAACTCCAGCGGCTGGTGGGCACGGTCCGGGTGGACCCGAGCGTTGAAAACTACATTCTGCAGATTGTCCGCGCCACACGCACCCACGAGCAGGTGCGTCTCGGCGCGTCGCCCCGCGGCTCGCAGGGCCTTTTCGAGGCGAGCCAGGCGCGCGCGCTGGCGCAGGGGCGGGACTATGTGACCCCCGGCGACGTGAAGGCCCTGGCGGTGTCCGTGCTTGGCCACCGGCTGCTGGTGAGGTCGCGCGGGGCGGACCTGGCGGCGTCGGCGCGCGAGCGCGAGCGCATCGTGATGGAAATCGTGCAGAGTGTCAAGGTGCCCGTTTAA